Proteins encoded within one genomic window of Arachis ipaensis cultivar K30076 chromosome B08, Araip1.1, whole genome shotgun sequence:
- the LOC107613522 gene encoding uncharacterized protein LOC107613522 (The sequence of the model RefSeq protein was modified relative to this genomic sequence to represent the inferred CDS: added 133 bases not found in genome assembly), which produces MSVERSFEAWEEVQRHGQDLADRLAQGFSGLIQTHMTPPQFAWPNPHKSKLFDLEFPTHSFANGDLALATQEYGINGVTAIFDIGNRIGQAGADFGASLNGLVQQFFRSLPLPAVQFKPEEAVVGSIRMDGEKVRQRSGGVLGVAVMQEDLDLGSLSERLKNHGFAETNSGGGGGGNVDEEGGGSGSIGSGSGSGSGGSGGFNLGSIGYMGRRQGIINFTSTYDSRTQEVDGSLVARGDLWRVEASHGGSTSTSGNGNSSLFLVQLGPLLFIRDSTLLLPVHLSKQHLLWYGYDRKNGMHSLCPAVWSKHRRWLLMSMLCLNPLACSFVDLQFPNGQLTYVSGEGLTTSAFLPVCGGLLQAQGQYPGEMRFSYSCKNKWGTRITPMVQWPDKSFSLGVAQALAWKRSGLIVRPTVQFSVCPTVGGSNPGLRAELIHSVKEKLSLICGCAFMSYPSAFASVSIGRSKWNGNVGNSGVVFRVDAPLSNVGRPSFSIQLNSGIEF; this is translated from the exons ATGTCTGTAGAAAGGTCCTTCGAAGCATGGGAGGAGGTGCAACGGCATGGGCAGGACCTTGCTGATAGGCTTGCCCAGGGTTTCAGTGGTCTGATCCAGACGCACATGACCCCGCCGCAGTTCGCTTGGCCAAACCCTCACAAGTCGAAGCTATTTGATCTTGAGTTCCCGACACACAGCTTTGCGAACGGGGATCTTGCCCTCGCCACGCAGGAGTATGGGATAAACGGCGTGACGGCGATTTTTGACATTGGTAA GCGGTGCAGTTTAAGCCGGAGGAGGCGGTGGTGGGCTCGATTCGGATGGATGGGGAGAAGGTTAGGCAGAGAAGTGGTGGTGTTCTTGGGGTTGCTGTTATGCAAGAGGATTTGGATTTGGGGTCACTTAGTGAGAGGTTGAAGAATCATGGTTTTGCTGAGACTAATAGTGGTGGCGGCGGCGGTGGAAATGTGGATGAAGAAGGTGGTGGCAGTGGCAGCATCGGCAGCGGCAGTGGCAGCGGCAGTGGCGGCAGTGGCGGATTTAACCTTGGGTCTATTGGTTATATGGGTAGGCGACAG GGAATCATAAATTTTACGTCAACTTATGATAGTAGGACACAAGAAGTGGACGGGTCTTTAGTTGCAAGGGGGGATTTGTGGAGAGTAGAGGCATCACACGGTGGCTCTACTTCTACATCTGGAAATGGAAATTCATCCCTTTTTCTTGTCCAGCTTGGACCTCTCCTCTTTATTCGCGATTCAACTCTCCTTCTGCCTGTTCATCTGTCAAAGCAACACTTACTTTGGTATGGCTACGACAGAAAG AATGGAATGCATTCTCTTTGTCCAGCAGTGTGGTCAAAACACAGGAGGTGGCTGTTGATGTCCATGCTTTGTTTGAATCCCTTAGCTTGT TCATTTGTGGATCTGCAATTTCCTAATGGACAACTAACCTACGTATCCGGTGAGGGTCTTACTACGAGTGCTTTCCTTCCGGTTTGCGGAGGTCTTCTTCAAGCTCAGGGTCAATATCCTGGGGAAATGAGATTCAGCTATTCATGCAAG AATAAGTGGGGAACAAGAATTACGCCGATGGTACAATGGCCTGACAAATCATTTTCTTTGGGTGTTGCCCAAGCCTTGGCCTGGAAGAGATCTGGTCTCATTGTGAGGCCAACCGTTCAATTCAG TGTGTGTCCCACAGTTGGTGGAAGCAATCCAGGGTTGCGGGCCGAACTCATACATTCTGTTAAAGAGAAGCTCAGCCTAATCTGTGGATGCGCCTTCATGTCATATCCATCTGCATTCGCTTCTGTATCC ATTGGAAGATCAAAGTGGAATGGAAATGTTGGGAACTCAGGCGTTGTCTTCAGAGT